A window of the Parabacteroides merdae ATCC 43184 genome harbors these coding sequences:
- a CDS encoding SusC/RagA family TonB-linked outer membrane protein gives MNKTKTFKRLHLPMLVFLFFVCTTTLSYAQHMVSGVVKDVTGEPIIGANVVEKGTTNGSITDIDGKFSFSISKPVVTLSVSYIGYQPQDYAYKGQGSVIIILKEDLQNLDEVVVVGYGVAKKRDLTGSVASVKGEKLQETASFSAAQALQGRAAGVTILSTSAKPGEDVQVRVRGNRSLKATNDPLYVVDGIPIVVALSELSPSDIESVEVLKDASATAIYGSRGANGVILVTTKKGKEGKVQVDYNGYVGVQQAARKIEMFDGGEWVEMVREANRATNKTTPYPLVPTLDWDRKIGYFNADPSIMNKIEQGYDENGVWHSDRVPYTDWTEEALRVAPIHNHEVSVRGGTEKLKMLASATYFGQDGVVKGQDYRRYSVRVNFDWTLNKYVKVGGSTSFSHLDRNNGGNLYDGVKLTYPLADIYDANGNIIEARPGNDPQLWNKFLNIEHEKKEIKKDRFLGSYYLDVTLPFDIKYRSNVGIDIGPWYGNEFYGALSSDRSGSPARAVNARDNRRMYTWENLLFYNKTFKKDHTLGLTFLQSIQQETYEKSEIKVKDLPYENQTWNNVGSAQTIESVSSDYQRWNLASFMGRVNYNYKDRYLLTVSARYDGSSRLAPGHKWVLFPSAALAWRVKEESFLKDVDCLSNLKLRLGWGITGNTAIDPYKTQGNLEYGRYSYGSNGVLAFYQKEMPNPNLSWEKTEQWNAGIDFGFLNGRIGGSVDLYLQNTNDLLMDRQLPIVSGFGNVTTNIGQIRNKGLEVTLNTVNIDTKDFKWTTDFMFSVNKEEIVELYNGKVDDEGNKWFIGQPVKVFYDYKADGIWQLEDAAELEKWGGVFKPGDIKIVDRNGDYKITSEDRFILGHENPNVTLSMSNYFNYKDFDFSFFLNGAFGQTKSFNRELRLSGRYSGAKVNYWRIIGEDENGNPISNRSNEAPRPNIDFENPNYISSLYKEDASFLRIGQVTLGYTLPKALLQNVGIQKLRVYATVQNAYVFTGYSGTDPESGGDFNEPMPRTYLFGVNLSF, from the coding sequence ATGAACAAAACGAAAACGTTTAAAAGGCTGCATCTGCCCATGTTAGTCTTTTTGTTTTTTGTGTGCACGACCACGCTTTCCTATGCCCAGCATATGGTTTCCGGCGTAGTCAAGGATGTGACCGGTGAGCCTATCATCGGGGCGAACGTAGTCGAGAAAGGGACTACGAATGGTTCCATTACCGACATCGACGGTAAATTCTCTTTTTCCATCTCTAAACCGGTTGTTACGTTGTCTGTTTCCTACATCGGGTATCAGCCGCAAGACTATGCTTACAAAGGACAAGGGAGTGTGATTATCATCTTGAAAGAGGACCTGCAAAATCTGGACGAAGTCGTGGTTGTCGGCTACGGTGTGGCCAAGAAGCGGGACTTGACCGGTTCGGTTGCCTCCGTGAAGGGAGAGAAGTTGCAGGAGACGGCTTCTTTCAGTGCGGCACAGGCGTTGCAAGGAAGGGCTGCCGGTGTGACGATTTTGTCAACGAGTGCAAAACCGGGCGAGGATGTGCAGGTTCGTGTGCGTGGTAACCGTTCTTTAAAAGCGACAAACGATCCGTTATATGTCGTGGACGGTATTCCTATCGTGGTGGCATTGAGCGAATTGAGTCCATCCGATATTGAATCGGTCGAAGTGTTGAAAGATGCTTCTGCCACGGCTATCTATGGGTCGCGTGGTGCGAATGGTGTTATTCTGGTAACAACAAAGAAGGGGAAAGAGGGTAAGGTGCAGGTCGATTATAACGGCTATGTAGGTGTACAGCAAGCTGCCCGTAAGATTGAAATGTTTGATGGCGGAGAGTGGGTCGAAATGGTACGCGAGGCGAATCGTGCCACAAACAAGACTACTCCGTATCCGCTTGTCCCGACATTGGATTGGGATCGTAAGATCGGTTATTTCAATGCAGATCCGAGTATAATGAACAAGATCGAACAGGGATATGACGAAAACGGTGTCTGGCATTCTGACCGTGTCCCTTACACCGACTGGACAGAGGAGGCCTTGCGTGTTGCTCCGATCCACAATCATGAAGTCAGTGTTCGAGGTGGTACGGAGAAGCTGAAGATGCTCGCTTCCGCAACTTATTTCGGACAAGATGGTGTCGTGAAGGGACAAGATTATCGGCGCTATTCGGTTCGCGTCAATTTCGACTGGACTTTGAATAAATATGTGAAGGTCGGCGGTTCAACCTCTTTCTCTCATCTTGATCGTAACAACGGGGGGAATCTTTATGATGGAGTGAAACTGACATATCCATTGGCTGACATTTATGATGCAAATGGAAACATTATTGAAGCCCGTCCCGGTAATGATCCGCAGCTGTGGAATAAATTCCTGAATATAGAACATGAGAAGAAGGAGATAAAGAAAGACCGTTTCCTGGGAAGTTATTATCTGGATGTTACGCTTCCGTTCGATATTAAATACCGTTCGAATGTCGGTATCGACATAGGTCCCTGGTACGGCAACGAGTTCTACGGAGCGTTGAGTTCGGACCGTTCCGGCAGTCCGGCGCGTGCTGTCAATGCCCGTGACAACCGCCGTATGTACACGTGGGAAAACCTGTTGTTCTATAACAAGACCTTCAAAAAAGATCATACCCTGGGCTTGACTTTCCTGCAATCCATCCAGCAGGAAACATACGAGAAGTCGGAAATCAAAGTGAAAGACCTGCCTTACGAGAACCAGACTTGGAACAATGTCGGTTCGGCCCAGACGATCGAGTCCGTATCGAGCGATTATCAGCGTTGGAATCTGGCTTCTTTCATGGGACGTGTGAATTATAACTATAAGGACCGATATCTGCTGACGGTATCTGCCCGCTACGACGGTTCTTCCCGTCTGGCTCCGGGGCATAAATGGGTGTTGTTCCCCTCTGCTGCCCTTGCATGGCGTGTCAAGGAAGAATCGTTCCTGAAAGATGTCGACTGTCTGAGCAATTTGAAGCTCCGCCTGGGTTGGGGTATCACCGGCAACACGGCTATCGATCCCTATAAGACGCAGGGTAACCTTGAGTACGGGCGTTACAGCTATGGTTCGAACGGTGTGCTGGCCTTCTATCAGAAGGAGATGCCGAACCCGAACTTGTCATGGGAAAAGACCGAGCAATGGAATGCCGGTATCGATTTCGGTTTCTTGAACGGCCGGATAGGTGGGAGCGTGGATTTGTATCTTCAGAATACGAACGACCTCTTGATGGACCGGCAGTTACCGATCGTTTCCGGTTTCGGCAATGTGACGACCAATATCGGGCAGATTCGTAACAAAGGTCTGGAAGTAACCTTGAATACGGTCAATATCGATACGAAAGATTTCAAGTGGACGACCGACTTCATGTTCTCCGTCAACAAGGAAGAGATCGTGGAACTCTATAACGGGAAAGTCGACGACGAAGGAAATAAATGGTTTATCGGCCAGCCCGTGAAAGTGTTCTATGATTATAAGGCCGACGGTATCTGGCAACTGGAAGATGCTGCCGAACTCGAAAAGTGGGGAGGCGTCTTTAAGCCCGGCGATATCAAGATTGTCGACCGCAATGGCGACTATAAGATCACTTCCGAAGACCGCTTTATTCTCGGTCATGAGAATCCGAACGTGACGTTGAGCATGAGTAATTATTTTAATTATAAGGATTTTGATTTCAGTTTCTTCCTGAATGGTGCTTTCGGACAGACGAAATCTTTCAACCGTGAACTCCGTTTGAGCGGACGTTATAGTGGTGCGAAAGTAAATTACTGGCGTATTATCGGCGAGGATGAAAACGGCAACCCGATCAGTAACCGCAGTAACGAAGCTCCGCGCCCGAATATCGACTTCGAGAACCCGAACTACATTTCTTCCCTTTATAAGGAAGACGCTTCGTTCCTGAGAATCGGCCAGGTGACATTGGGCTATACG